Proteins encoded by one window of Pseudomonadota bacterium:
- a CDS encoding mannose-1-phosphate guanylyltransferase, translating into MVAADRSETLAMVLAGGQGSRFWPLSRSAFPKQFLSIGDTGESLIQATVRRVTPLVGESNVRIVANALLEPVIHEQLPGVKVICEPMAKNTAACIGLAAVHALVEKPNSDPVLLVLPADHAIKDDERLRKALQEGINQARENDVLVTIGIPPTHPHTGYGYIKKGKGISGRTFMVERFFEKPSFERAQKYVEAGGYCWNSGMFVWRASAILEAFQTHLPQMSEGLLQIKGILERDGPLKSVAKIATIFKEFETISIDFGVLEHAKNCLVIDADGFGWSDVGSWDQWAESFERDCDGNLIKGEAVVIDSNGCVIKSDGRLVAVVGLKDVIVIDSGDAILVVSHEHVQDVRKIVEELKRRGRFDLT; encoded by the coding sequence ATGGTGGCAGCAGATCGCTCTGAAACATTAGCAATGGTACTGGCTGGGGGGCAGGGAAGCCGCTTCTGGCCACTTAGTCGCAGCGCCTTTCCTAAACAGTTTCTATCTATCGGAGATACGGGGGAGAGCCTTATTCAGGCAACTGTACGACGTGTAACCCCCCTTGTTGGTGAGAGTAACGTTCGTATAGTAGCTAATGCGCTACTTGAGCCTGTGATTCATGAGCAGCTCCCCGGTGTAAAGGTTATCTGTGAGCCGATGGCAAAGAATACAGCGGCTTGTATTGGGCTTGCTGCGGTGCACGCCCTTGTAGAGAAACCCAACAGCGATCCGGTTTTGCTCGTCCTGCCAGCAGATCACGCCATTAAGGACGATGAGCGATTGCGCAAGGCGCTTCAAGAGGGCATTAACCAGGCACGTGAAAATGATGTTCTTGTTACCATAGGAATTCCGCCGACACATCCGCATACTGGATACGGCTATATTAAGAAGGGCAAGGGTATTAGCGGACGCACCTTCATGGTTGAGCGATTCTTTGAAAAACCAAGTTTTGAGCGTGCTCAGAAGTACGTTGAGGCGGGGGGCTACTGCTGGAACTCCGGTATGTTCGTGTGGCGTGCCAGCGCGATTCTAGAGGCTTTTCAAACCCATCTACCACAGATGTCTGAAGGATTGTTGCAGATAAAAGGGATATTGGAGAGAGATGGACCGCTCAAGTCAGTAGCCAAAATAGCGACAATTTTCAAAGAATTTGAGACAATATCGATAGATTTCGGGGTGTTAGAGCATGCTAAAAATTGCTTAGTAATTGATGCTGACGGTTTTGGATGGAGCGATGTTGGCTCCTGGGACCAGTGGGCAGAGAGCTTCGAGCGCGATTGTGACGGTAACCTGATAAAAGGTGAAGCGGTCGTGATCGATAGTAACGGTTGTGTTATAAAGTCGGACGGTCGGCTTGTGGCCGTTGTTGGACTAAAGGACGTTATCGTAATCGACTCTGGAGATGCCATCCTTGTCGTATCCCATGAACATGTCCAGGATGTTCGCAAAATTGTTGAGGAACTAAAGCGACGTGGACGCTTTGATTTAACGTGA
- the gmd gene encoding GDP-mannose 4,6-dehydratase, which yields MTNKVALITGITGQDGSYLAEFLLEKGYKVYGMVRRSSMEKHERISHIIDRVHLIQGDLLDQYSLISALKISQPTEVYNLAAQSFVPTSWAQPVLTAEFTAIGVTRMLESIRLVDPKIKFYQASSSEMYGKVRETPQTELTPFYPRSPYGVAKAYGHYITVNYRESYDLFAVSGILFNHESPRRGLEFVTRKVTDGVARIKLGLAKELRLGNLDARRDWGFAGDYVQAMWLMLQQDSPDDYVIATGEAHSVQELVEVAFEQAGLEWQSSVKLDKAFIRPAEVDLLIGDPSKAKKQLGWTPTVSFQQMIRMMVDADIERLSHER from the coding sequence ATGACGAATAAAGTAGCGCTTATCACCGGAATTACTGGCCAAGATGGATCATACTTGGCTGAATTCTTATTGGAGAAAGGATACAAAGTTTACGGCATGGTGCGCCGATCCTCGATGGAAAAGCATGAGCGTATTTCGCATATTATAGATAGAGTACACTTAATCCAGGGCGACCTGTTGGATCAATACTCACTAATCTCAGCGCTTAAGATCTCGCAGCCAACAGAGGTCTACAATTTGGCAGCACAGAGCTTCGTTCCAACTAGCTGGGCACAGCCGGTTCTTACCGCGGAATTTACAGCGATCGGCGTAACTCGCATGCTTGAGTCGATCAGATTGGTTGATCCTAAGATCAAGTTCTACCAGGCCTCTAGCTCTGAGATGTACGGCAAGGTTAGGGAGACCCCACAGACTGAGCTCACCCCGTTCTATCCACGCTCGCCATACGGTGTTGCAAAGGCGTACGGACACTATATCACCGTCAATTATCGTGAGAGCTACGATCTCTTCGCGGTGTCCGGTATTCTTTTTAATCACGAGTCACCACGACGTGGACTTGAGTTCGTAACTCGCAAGGTAACTGATGGTGTTGCGCGCATTAAGTTGGGGCTGGCAAAGGAGCTCAGACTGGGCAATCTCGATGCTCGTAGAGATTGGGGCTTTGCGGGCGATTATGTGCAGGCTATGTGGCTTATGTTGCAACAGGACTCTCCAGATGATTACGTTATCGCAACCGGTGAGGCACACTCCGTACAGGAGCTGGTTGAGGTAGCCTTTGAGCAGGCAGGACTAGAGTGGCAGAGCTCAGTTAAGCTTGATAAGGCCTTTATTCGCCCGGCTGAGGTAGATCTTTTGATTGGAGATCCATCAAAGGCTAAGAAGCAGCTTGGCTGGACCCCAACTGTCAGCTTTCAGCAGATGATTCGCATGATGGTAGACGCTGATATCGAGCGTTTATCACACGAGCGATAG
- a CDS encoding GDP-mannose 4,6-dehydratase, translating into MRALVIGAAGFVGNYLVKHLLEQGDEVYAGTLSESVELLPDTTFKVDITDALSTGELIQRSKPQVIYHLAGISFVPEAESDFERTLRVNVAGTANVLRQAHLLSKEISVLFVSSAEVYGQIKPAELPIKEDTPLRPANNYSLSKRMAELVVERYARQGALRCTIARPFNHIGPGQDSRFVASNFAYQLARIAHGRAPAVLQVGNLEARRDFSDVRDIVRAYRLLAHSKGGVFNLGAGESRSIQALLDGLIAVSELKVEVQQDPARMRGPEVPELYTSYERAKSVVGWQPIIPFEQSLADIYQYWYERVGLELAA; encoded by the coding sequence ATGCGCGCACTAGTGATAGGAGCAGCCGGATTTGTCGGCAATTACCTCGTAAAACATCTCCTGGAGCAGGGGGACGAGGTGTATGCAGGAACGCTCAGCGAATCTGTTGAGTTGCTGCCAGATACCACCTTTAAAGTTGATATAACTGACGCTCTTTCAACTGGCGAGCTTATTCAGCGCAGCAAGCCACAGGTTATTTATCACCTTGCTGGGATATCCTTCGTTCCCGAAGCGGAAAGCGATTTCGAGCGTACGTTGCGCGTTAACGTGGCAGGTACGGCGAACGTATTAAGGCAAGCGCACCTACTTTCAAAGGAGATCTCGGTTCTGTTTGTTAGCTCTGCTGAGGTGTATGGGCAGATAAAGCCAGCGGAATTGCCGATTAAGGAGGATACGCCGCTTCGTCCTGCAAATAATTATAGCTTAAGCAAACGTATGGCGGAGCTCGTTGTTGAGCGCTATGCACGGCAGGGTGCGCTTCGTTGCACGATCGCTAGACCTTTTAATCATATCGGGCCTGGTCAGGATTCACGTTTCGTTGCCAGCAACTTCGCCTATCAGCTAGCGCGTATCGCCCACGGCAGGGCCCCAGCCGTGTTGCAGGTTGGAAACCTTGAAGCGCGGCGTGACTTCTCAGATGTGCGCGATATCGTACGGGCCTATAGATTGCTCGCGCACAGCAAAGGTGGGGTATTTAATCTCGGTGCAGGTGAGTCACGCTCGATTCAAGCGCTGCTTGATGGTCTTATAGCGGTATCTGAACTTAAGGTTGAGGTGCAGCAGGACCCCGCTCGTATGCGAGGTCCCGAGGTCCCTGAACTCTATACAAGCTACGAGCGTGCTAAATCTGTAGTAGGGTGGCAGCCCATTATCCCATTTGAGCAATCCTTAGCAGATATTTATCAGTACTGGTATGAGCGTGTTGGATTGGAGTTAGCGGCGTAG
- a CDS encoding phosphoenolpyruvate carboxylase, with translation MPEYQIEFKKWDSDLSFMVDCLVETLRELGEEDLARLVPWSSERKHAGTLSSQAVHVYSLAFQILNMVEENTANQSRRREVDGSTSRIEKGRWREVLPTLKVSLSADQILERIRGARVEPALTAHPTEAKRATVLAHYRQLYLLQVRLENQMYSSSERTAIRDEIKAHMERLYRTGEVYITRPEILSELRNVVHYLGTVFPEVLVLMVRRFMRAWSREGLPAEKLAPGPVFPGLSFGNWVGGDRDGHPFVTAEVTRETLITLRQTALDLQHRELSRLAGLLSLSAEYPLPSKLLCRMEELKVICGAESSNALNRNTGEPWRQFLNLVSLRIPKRADECSASDYPVASELVRDLELLAEGLHEIGAKRLSFEDVYPVIQIAHTFGFHLAKLDIRQNSAVFEKALGQFVQASARHGGAWETRSPVSRADLIRTELREPKTFIDAWAFAGAEADQVRALCKVVQEHGARCGFEGFGSIIVSMTRSAEDLFSVFLLAREGGLAKFEDGLVTMPLPVVPLFETIDDLKNSDAILREYLGTSNACRSIETLNTPQDCMIGYSDSNKDGGIIASFWGLYKAQQGLILVGEQYGIALRFFHGRGGTISRGAGPTDRFLGALPPNAVRHGIKVTEQGETISQKYANLLTASYNLEVLLAGTIRQASLVSSTPQPKHIEATLEHLALWSCNSYRELVTQDGFGEFFRKVTPVDVIEQSKIGSRPARRSGANSLEDLRAIPWVFAWNQSRFLLSGWFGVGTALQRLRADYPALWDELKSSGARWAPAYYLFLNIETSLYSASEEIMRMYATLCDDQHRRDQFLEGILAEFNRSRLLMAELLSSPFAERRPRMFKTLALREPPLKELHQAQVELLKSYRRDARQEDLSTLLLVTNAIASGLRTTG, from the coding sequence ATGCCTGAATATCAGATCGAATTTAAAAAGTGGGATAGCGACCTCTCTTTTATGGTCGATTGTCTCGTAGAGACCTTACGCGAGCTCGGTGAAGAGGATCTCGCCCGACTGGTGCCCTGGTCATCCGAGAGGAAGCATGCTGGAACACTCTCCAGCCAAGCTGTGCATGTATACTCACTAGCATTTCAGATCCTCAACATGGTTGAGGAAAATACAGCAAATCAAAGCAGACGACGGGAGGTGGATGGAAGCACCTCGAGGATAGAAAAGGGCAGGTGGCGCGAGGTGCTTCCGACCCTAAAGGTGAGCCTTTCAGCCGATCAGATATTGGAGCGCATCAGGGGTGCTCGCGTTGAGCCAGCGCTAACTGCGCATCCGACCGAGGCCAAGCGTGCGACCGTTCTTGCGCACTATCGACAGCTCTATCTACTCCAGGTGCGACTTGAGAATCAGATGTATTCCTCTTCTGAGCGAACAGCTATCCGTGATGAGATCAAGGCCCATATGGAGCGGCTCTATCGTACCGGGGAGGTTTATATAACCCGGCCTGAGATCCTCTCTGAACTACGAAATGTCGTGCATTACCTCGGTACGGTATTTCCCGAAGTATTGGTGTTGATGGTAAGAAGATTCATGCGTGCCTGGAGTAGGGAGGGGCTCCCAGCCGAAAAGCTAGCGCCGGGGCCGGTATTTCCTGGACTCTCGTTTGGTAACTGGGTAGGGGGAGATCGGGATGGGCATCCATTTGTTACAGCCGAGGTTACTCGCGAGACCCTGATAACCCTACGTCAAACTGCGCTAGATTTGCAGCATAGAGAGCTCTCTAGACTCGCCGGATTACTAAGCCTGAGCGCTGAATATCCCCTTCCTAGCAAGTTGCTGTGCCGTATGGAGGAGTTGAAAGTTATCTGCGGCGCTGAATCCAGTAACGCCCTTAATAGGAATACTGGAGAACCGTGGCGGCAATTTCTTAATCTCGTATCGCTACGAATACCGAAGCGTGCAGATGAATGTAGTGCGTCTGATTATCCCGTCGCATCGGAGCTGGTACGCGATCTGGAGTTGCTGGCAGAGGGACTGCACGAGATCGGAGCTAAGCGCCTCTCATTTGAAGATGTCTATCCAGTAATTCAGATCGCGCATACCTTTGGGTTCCATCTCGCTAAGCTCGATATCCGCCAGAACAGCGCTGTTTTTGAAAAAGCGCTCGGCCAGTTCGTGCAGGCCAGTGCACGTCATGGAGGAGCTTGGGAGACACGCTCGCCAGTGTCGCGCGCAGATCTCATTCGAACGGAGCTGCGTGAGCCTAAGACCTTTATCGATGCGTGGGCATTTGCTGGGGCAGAGGCCGATCAAGTTAGAGCTCTTTGTAAAGTTGTACAGGAGCACGGCGCACGGTGTGGCTTTGAGGGATTCGGCTCTATAATCGTAAGCATGACACGTTCGGCGGAAGATCTTTTTTCTGTATTCTTGCTCGCTCGCGAGGGTGGGCTTGCGAAATTTGAGGATGGTTTAGTCACGATGCCGTTACCGGTAGTGCCGCTTTTTGAGACGATAGATGATCTTAAAAACAGTGATGCAATCCTGAGGGAATATTTAGGCACCTCGAATGCATGTCGTTCAATAGAGACCCTTAACACCCCGCAGGATTGTATGATCGGCTATAGCGACAGCAATAAAGATGGCGGGATTATTGCGAGCTTTTGGGGTCTTTATAAGGCGCAGCAGGGACTAATCTTAGTTGGAGAGCAGTACGGTATAGCACTTAGATTCTTTCACGGCCGAGGTGGCACGATCAGCCGAGGAGCTGGGCCAACAGACAGATTTCTTGGAGCTCTACCACCTAACGCAGTTCGCCATGGGATTAAGGTTACTGAGCAGGGAGAGACTATCTCGCAGAAATATGCCAACTTACTTACGGCATCATATAATCTGGAGGTATTGCTCGCTGGTACAATCAGGCAGGCATCCCTTGTAAGCAGCACACCTCAGCCGAAACACATCGAGGCTACCCTTGAGCACCTAGCTCTGTGGAGTTGCAACTCATATCGCGAACTAGTGACGCAGGACGGTTTCGGGGAGTTCTTTCGTAAAGTAACCCCAGTGGACGTTATTGAGCAGAGTAAAATTGGCTCACGGCCAGCGCGGCGTAGCGGGGCTAACTCGCTTGAGGATCTGAGAGCGATCCCGTGGGTGTTCGCCTGGAATCAGTCGCGATTTCTCCTCTCTGGATGGTTCGGAGTGGGTACAGCGCTACAGCGCTTAAGAGCTGATTACCCAGCGTTGTGGGACGAACTCAAGAGTTCCGGCGCTCGTTGGGCGCCCGCCTACTATCTCTTTCTCAATATTGAGACCTCGCTCTATAGCGCAAGTGAGGAGATTATGCGGATGTACGCCACGTTGTGTGATGACCAACATAGACGTGATCAGTTTTTGGAGGGGATCCTCGCCGAGTTTAATAGAAGTCGCTTGCTTATGGCAGAACTTCTATCTAGTCCATTTGCAGAACGCAGACCCCGTATGTTCAAGACCTTGGCTCTTCGAGAGCCGCCCCTAAAAGAGCTGCATCAGGCGCAGGTTGAGCTTCTTAAGAGCTATAGAAGGGATGCTAGGCAGGAGGATCTCTCAACGCTGCTGCTCGTAACAAACGCAATTGCATCCGGACTCCGGACAACGGGGTAG
- a CDS encoding sigma-54 dependent transcriptional regulator → MQERRRKILIVDDEPSICQSLSLILRANFDVSSAVDGEEALGMCELELPDLILLDMKIPKMDGVEVMRRLKERASNVPIIVLTGGSTVKNIVHAIKNGAHDFINKPFDIEELKTSISVILDGPSQVVEDEKEPVPVPSRRAFNIAADFGPMVGRSSSMAAVFAMVEQVARRESTVLISGESGTGKELIARQLHERSPRRNGPFVAINCAAIPESLIESELFGHEKGAFTHAIERRLGQFELADRGTLFLDEIGELSLAVQVKLLRFLQEQEFYRVGRAKPIQINVRVITATNKHLEELIKAKTFRQDLFYRINVINIALPPLRDRVDDILGLTAHFIEKLSRAYGGRILTFSEEACVGLSSYAWPGNVRELENVVESLLALCPQDHVELAHLPIRLKNHSTVEVPTLTGGAAPSLGFEEAERLFETEMILRALKRANFVQTRAAEMLGITRRILKYKMDKLCITDKGEVLNPGARHEN, encoded by the coding sequence ATGCAAGAGCGGCGTCGAAAGATCCTGATCGTTGATGATGAACCATCAATCTGCCAATCCTTAAGTCTGATACTCAGAGCCAACTTCGATGTGAGCAGCGCAGTTGATGGAGAGGAGGCGCTGGGGATGTGCGAGTTGGAGCTTCCAGATTTAATCTTGCTTGATATGAAGATCCCTAAGATGGATGGGGTAGAGGTCATGCGGCGACTTAAGGAGCGTGCCTCTAATGTGCCGATCATAGTGTTAACGGGGGGCTCAACTGTTAAGAATATCGTGCATGCTATCAAGAACGGAGCGCACGATTTCATTAACAAGCCATTTGATATCGAAGAGCTTAAAACAAGTATCTCGGTCATTCTTGATGGTCCGTCACAGGTAGTCGAGGATGAAAAAGAGCCAGTGCCAGTGCCTTCGCGACGAGCATTCAATATAGCAGCGGATTTCGGGCCAATGGTTGGTCGATCGTCTAGCATGGCGGCGGTCTTTGCCATGGTAGAGCAGGTTGCGCGTCGTGAGAGCACAGTTCTTATTAGCGGCGAATCGGGAACCGGCAAAGAGTTAATAGCTCGGCAGCTACATGAGCGCAGCCCTCGGCGTAACGGACCGTTTGTAGCCATAAACTGTGCAGCGATCCCAGAGAGCTTAATAGAGTCTGAGCTCTTCGGGCATGAGAAGGGGGCTTTTACTCATGCAATCGAAAGGCGCTTGGGGCAATTTGAGCTTGCAGATCGCGGAACCCTTTTTCTTGATGAGATCGGTGAGCTGAGCCTAGCGGTTCAGGTTAAATTATTGCGATTTCTGCAGGAGCAGGAGTTCTACCGCGTTGGACGCGCAAAGCCGATTCAGATAAATGTGCGAGTTATTACGGCCACAAATAAGCATCTTGAGGAGTTGATTAAAGCCAAGACGTTTCGCCAGGATCTCTTTTACCGCATCAATGTAATTAACATCGCGTTGCCGCCACTACGCGACCGAGTTGATGACATTCTCGGATTAACTGCGCACTTTATTGAAAAATTATCGAGGGCATACGGTGGGCGTATCCTGACGTTCTCAGAGGAGGCGTGCGTGGGACTCTCGTCATATGCATGGCCTGGAAATGTGCGTGAACTTGAGAACGTTGTTGAGAGCCTGCTGGCACTGTGCCCACAGGACCATGTAGAGCTTGCGCATCTACCGATCCGGCTGAAAAACCACAGCACAGTTGAAGTTCCAACGCTGACAGGAGGAGCTGCTCCAAGCCTGGGCTTTGAGGAGGCCGAGCGATTATTTGAGACCGAGATGATCCTGCGCGCGCTTAAACGAGCTAACTTCGTTCAGACACGGGCTGCCGAGATGCTTGGAATTACTCGGCGAATTCTTAAGTATAAGATGGATAAGTTGTGCATCACCGATAAAGGTGAGGTGTTAAATCCGGGCGCGCGGCACGAGAATTAA
- a CDS encoding integrin alpha produces MRHNLRAWIVILGASMAPLVSPCLFTLSFSSQRAFAEAPLEVKPEGNWLATIQTKLEAEQYIPSRQMVGIKGEQLREPKWHITNYAQGLSSFVSKDGWEIVPRPLTVDHKDLSKHKQELTKKERHAPAWYWRYRFLAITRGAASTKRAAPSIHDENTTVYLNYPNAVTEWYKNSKQGIEQGFEIKERPHTTNKGELVIVGDIKTDLTVLNPTKDKIGFTKNGTEVFQYAGLKVVDASGKTLPSWLSYVATKTKTKTKRSDELHIHIDDREALYPITVDPLASSPAWSAESNQVSAQFGYSVAGAGDVNGDGYTDALIGAYNYSNGASSEGRVYLYLGASTGLSTTPLWTAESNQAGAWFGYSVAGAGDLNGDGFSDIIVGAPLYDNGEITEGRVYVYLGSASGPSEAPSWTVESNQAGAWLGVSVASAGDVNGDGYSDIIIGASFYDNGEADEGRAYLYLGSSIGVSSSAEWIGESQQASAEYGLSVSSAGDVNKDGYSDVIIGAQSYDNGSNDQGMVYLYLGSSMGLSSSATWTAESDQVNGYFGRSVSKAGDINGDGYSDVIVGAQGYSNGESNEGRAYLYLGSASGLLTTAAWTAESNQANAYYGRKVSDAGDLNRDGFSDIAVGAFFYDNGESNEGRVYVYLGSSSGLSTSAAWIGESDQKEAYYGADIANAGDLNGDGFSDLIVGADGYENGETNEGRAYFYKGSDGNALAPPEVEFKDSQVVIVLPKQAVELSPAQLARSIAMLRRKFGLSKQQAKRALMDKKNRIKTFLVTYTGLESQGSAATQDSQQISLSPGRSNSVRSRKNRIALRNLTPGGAYTVAYKVEISLKKPKVVLGKTSSSSSVNFTAPIR; encoded by the coding sequence ATGCGGCATAACTTAAGGGCTTGGATCGTAATACTCGGAGCATCTATGGCTCCGCTGGTTTCGCCCTGCCTTTTTACCCTCAGTTTCTCTTCACAGCGCGCCTTTGCGGAAGCCCCCCTGGAGGTCAAGCCGGAGGGTAATTGGCTAGCAACTATACAAACAAAGCTAGAAGCTGAACAGTACATCCCTAGTAGGCAGATGGTTGGCATCAAGGGCGAACAGCTCAGAGAGCCTAAGTGGCATATTACAAACTACGCACAGGGGCTCAGCTCCTTTGTTAGTAAGGATGGATGGGAGATCGTGCCACGCCCCCTTACAGTAGACCATAAAGATCTAAGTAAGCATAAGCAGGAGCTAACAAAAAAAGAGCGGCACGCTCCAGCTTGGTATTGGCGCTACAGGTTCCTAGCTATTACACGGGGTGCAGCGAGCACAAAGCGCGCAGCACCCTCGATCCATGACGAGAACACGACCGTTTATCTTAATTATCCGAATGCAGTCACCGAATGGTACAAAAACTCTAAACAGGGCATCGAGCAGGGCTTTGAGATTAAGGAGCGTCCGCACACCACTAATAAGGGCGAATTGGTTATAGTGGGAGATATTAAGACCGATCTTACGGTGCTTAATCCTACTAAAGATAAGATCGGATTTACCAAGAACGGCACCGAAGTGTTTCAGTACGCAGGCTTAAAGGTCGTTGATGCTAGCGGTAAAACTCTTCCTAGCTGGCTCTCATACGTCGCAACAAAAACTAAAACTAAAACTAAGCGCAGCGATGAGCTCCATATTCATATCGATGATAGAGAGGCGCTCTATCCAATAACGGTCGACCCCTTAGCATCATCCCCAGCATGGAGCGCTGAGTCGAATCAGGTTAGCGCTCAGTTCGGTTATAGCGTTGCCGGTGCCGGAGATGTTAACGGAGATGGATATACAGATGCTCTTATCGGAGCTTATAACTACAGTAATGGAGCTAGCTCTGAGGGCAGGGTGTACCTTTACCTAGGGGCCTCGACGGGGCTCTCAACCACTCCCCTCTGGACCGCAGAGTCGAATCAAGCCGGTGCCTGGTTCGGCTATAGCGTTGCCGGAGCTGGAGATCTTAACGGGGATGGTTTCTCAGACATTATTGTGGGGGCCCCTTTATACGATAATGGAGAGATCACTGAGGGGCGAGTCTATGTATATCTTGGCTCCGCCTCTGGGCCCTCAGAGGCCCCGTCCTGGACCGTTGAGTCGAATCAAGCTGGTGCCTGGTTGGGTGTTAGCGTCGCCAGCGCCGGAGATGTTAACGGGGATGGATATTCAGATATTATTATTGGGGCCAGTTTCTACGACAACGGTGAGGCTGATGAAGGTAGGGCCTACCTTTACCTAGGTAGCTCAATTGGGGTTTCATCCAGTGCCGAATGGATCGGTGAATCGCAGCAAGCCTCAGCAGAATATGGCCTAAGCGTTTCTAGCGCGGGAGACGTTAATAAAGATGGATACTCAGATGTTATTATTGGGGCGCAGAGCTACGATAATGGTAGTAACGATCAGGGCATGGTCTACCTCTATCTAGGCAGCTCAATGGGGCTCTCATCCAGCGCCACTTGGACCGCAGAGTCGGATCAGGTTAATGGCTATTTTGGCCGGAGCGTCTCCAAGGCCGGAGATATTAACGGGGATGGGTACTCGGATGTTATCGTGGGGGCGCAGGGCTACAGTAACGGTGAGAGCAATGAGGGCAGGGCCTATCTTTACCTAGGTAGCGCAAGCGGACTTTTAACAACAGCCGCTTGGACCGCAGAGTCGAATCAAGCTAATGCTTACTACGGCCGGAAGGTTTCCGATGCTGGAGATCTTAACAGGGATGGATTCTCGGATATCGCTGTAGGGGCGTTCTTTTACGATAATGGAGAGAGTAATGAGGGTAGGGTCTACGTGTATCTTGGTTCCAGCTCTGGGCTCTCAACTAGCGCCGCATGGATAGGGGAGTCTGATCAAAAAGAGGCATATTACGGCGCTGATATCGCCAACGCCGGAGACTTAAATGGGGATGGATTCTCAGATCTAATTGTAGGGGCGGATGGCTACGAAAATGGCGAGACTAATGAGGGTCGGGCCTATTTCTACAAAGGCTCCGATGGTAATGCGCTTGCACCCCCAGAGGTTGAATTTAAGGATAGCCAGGTTGTGATCGTATTGCCAAAGCAGGCGGTGGAGCTTAGTCCTGCGCAGCTTGCCAGATCCATAGCTATGTTGCGGCGAAAATTCGGTCTTTCAAAGCAGCAGGCTAAGCGCGCGCTCATGGATAAAAAGAACCGCATTAAGACCTTTCTCGTTACATATACGGGCTTAGAGAGTCAGGGCTCTGCTGCTACGCAGGACTCGCAGCAGATATCGCTTTCGCCGGGGCGCTCAAATAGCGTGCGATCTAGGAAAAATCGTATCGCACTAAGAAATCTTACGCCAGGTGGAGCCTATACCGTTGCGTACAAGGTTGAGATCTCCCTCAAGAAGCCCAAGGTGGTTCTTGGTAAGACCAGCTCGAGCTCCAGCGTTAACTTTACGGCTCCGATACGCTAA